The Deinococcus carri genome contains a region encoding:
- a CDS encoding GNAT family N-acetyltransferase, producing the protein MPPYNIQPATPETLADLYALHADPADVAKRLPMLRENIAAGRVSLDRILFLRSDRGMEGTVLLPGPVRVPAFPCFRPDVPADAMTAFARAIREKVEPQRLLVLQDDLAPLNAAAVEAAGWVLDSQHVMYETDLQARAYRREPQAVEGGPDWLGRPEVRALLEGGGHTDYELAEEATLVALEEGGRLAAFGTVGPSGRPGYASIHLIGVLPAARGRGLGTRLHAHLLALAAARSTRHAGGTAADNGPMRCIYEKNGSQLQATQMYFRQP; encoded by the coding sequence TTGCCCCCCTACAACATTCAGCCCGCGACCCCCGAAACCCTCGCCGACCTGTACGCCCTGCACGCGGACCCGGCCGACGTGGCAAAGCGCCTCCCAATGCTGCGGGAGAACATCGCGGCGGGCAGGGTCAGCCTCGACCGCATCCTGTTCCTCCGTTCTGACCGGGGCATGGAGGGAACGGTTCTCCTGCCTGGCCCGGTGCGGGTGCCTGCCTTCCCCTGTTTCCGCCCCGACGTTCCCGCCGACGCCATGACGGCTTTCGCGCGGGCCATCCGCGAGAAGGTGGAGCCTCAGCGCCTGCTGGTGCTGCAAGACGACCTCGCGCCCCTGAACGCCGCAGCGGTGGAGGCCGCCGGGTGGGTGCTGGACAGCCAGCACGTCATGTACGAAACCGACCTGCAAGCGCGGGCCTACCGCCGCGAACCGCAGGCGGTGGAAGGTGGCCCGGACTGGCTCGGCCGCCCCGAGGTGCGGGCGCTGCTGGAAGGGGGCGGGCACACGGACTACGAGCTGGCCGAGGAGGCTACGCTGGTCGCACTCGAAGAGGGCGGGCGACTGGCCGCTTTCGGCACGGTCGGTCCCAGTGGCCGCCCCGGTTACGCGAGCATCCACCTGATTGGGGTCCTCCCCGCAGCGCGTGGGCGGGGTCTGGGCACACGCCTGCACGCACACTTGCTCGCCCTCGCCGCCGCGCGGTCCACGCGGCACGCTGGCGGGACGGCTGCCGACAACGGGCCGATGCGCTGCATCTACGAGAAGAACGGCAGCCAGCTCCAGGCCACGCAGATGTATTTCAGGCAGCCCTGA
- the rpmI gene encoding 50S ribosomal protein L35, translating to MPKMKTKKSMTRRVKVTATGKVMAFKSGKRHQNTGKSGDEIRGKGKGFVLAKSEWARMKLGLVAGRK from the coding sequence ATGCCTAAGATGAAGACCAAGAAGAGCATGACCCGCCGCGTGAAAGTCACGGCGACCGGCAAGGTCATGGCGTTCAAGAGTGGCAAGCGCCACCAGAACACCGGCAAGAGCGGCGACGAGATTCGCGGCAAGGGCAAGGGGTTCGTCCTCGCCAAGAGCGAGTGGGCACGCATGAAGCTCGGCCTCGTTGCTGGGAGGAAGTGA
- the rplT gene encoding 50S ribosomal protein L20: protein MPRAKTGIVRRRRHKKVLKRAKGFWGSRSKQYRNAFQTLLNAATYEYRDRRNKKRDFRRLWIQRINAGARLHGMNYSTFINGLKKAGVDLNRKTLADIAAREPEAFRALVDAAKGARNP from the coding sequence ATGCCACGCGCCAAGACCGGGATTGTCCGCCGCCGCCGTCACAAGAAGGTGCTCAAGCGCGCCAAGGGCTTCTGGGGCAGCCGCTCCAAGCAGTACCGCAACGCCTTCCAGACGCTGCTGAACGCCGCCACCTACGAGTATCGCGACCGCCGCAACAAGAAGCGCGACTTCCGCCGCCTGTGGATTCAGCGCATCAACGCGGGCGCGCGCCTGCACGGCATGAACTACTCCACCTTCATCAACGGGCTTAAAAAGGCCGGGGTGGACCTCAACCGCAAGACGCTGGCCGACATCGCCGCCCGCGAACCCGAGGCCTTCCGTGCCCTGGTGGACGCCGCCAAGGGTGCCCGCAACCCGTAA
- the ppgK gene encoding polyphosphate--glucose phosphotransferase, with protein sequence MSVILGIDIGGSGIKGAPVDTDTGKLVAERWRIPTPEGAQPDAVKDVVAELVRHFGHEGPVGVTFPGIVQHGKTLSAANVDRGWIGLDADALFTQATGRDVHLINDADAAGLAEARFGAGAGVPGVVLVLTFGTGIGSALIHNGVLVPNTELGHLWLRGDREAEAWASARAREQEDLSWKDWAKRASKYLQHLELLFSPDLFIIGGGISKKADKWQPHIETGRTPLVPAALQNEAGIVGAAMNAARPTQAG encoded by the coding sequence ATGAGCGTGATCCTCGGCATCGACATCGGCGGGAGCGGCATCAAGGGGGCACCGGTGGACACGGACACCGGGAAGCTGGTGGCCGAGCGCTGGCGCATACCCACGCCGGAGGGCGCGCAGCCTGATGCGGTGAAGGACGTGGTGGCCGAGCTGGTGCGTCACTTCGGGCACGAGGGGCCGGTGGGCGTGACCTTTCCCGGCATCGTGCAGCACGGCAAGACGCTCAGCGCGGCGAACGTGGACAGGGGCTGGATCGGCCTGGACGCAGACGCCCTGTTTACCCAGGCGACCGGGCGCGACGTGCACCTCATCAACGATGCGGACGCGGCCGGGCTGGCCGAGGCGCGGTTCGGGGCAGGGGCGGGCGTGCCGGGCGTGGTGCTGGTGCTGACCTTTGGCACCGGTATTGGCAGCGCGTTGATTCATAACGGGGTGCTGGTGCCCAACACCGAGCTGGGGCACCTGTGGCTGCGCGGCGACCGGGAAGCCGAGGCCTGGGCCTCCGCCCGCGCCCGCGAGCAGGAAGATCTGAGCTGGAAGGACTGGGCCAAGCGTGCGAGCAAGTACCTCCAGCATCTCGAACTGCTGTTCAGCCCCGACCTCTTTATCATCGGCGGCGGTATCAGCAAGAAGGCTGACAAGTGGCAGCCCCACATCGAAACCGGGCGGACCCCGCTCGTCCCCGCCGCCCTCCAGAACGAGGCCGGGATCGTCGGGGCCGCGATGAATGCCGCTCGCCCCACGCAGGCAGGCTGA
- a CDS encoding amidohydrolase family protein, producing MTAQPSPDLLTPELLTCDVLFTGVGGGHAPGGVVVANGVIAALGDPATLRASYPQARERRAGAVIAPPPVNAHTHLDMSAYAFQALPYFRWLPEVVIAQREKRGVAGAQAGADELVRLGSGGVGDIVWAPEVMDALLAREDLSGTLYFEVLGPFPEQADEIFRVARERLERWRRLERPGGPRVGLSPHTPFTVSHRLMRLLTEYAAGEGLPVQIHVAEHPAEVELFRTGGGPLWANRMPVLYPPTFAEVIGRSPEPELTPVRYLDELGALAGRPTLVHMVNVTPDDIARTARAGCPVVTCPRSNRHLECGTFPWAAFAAAGVEVALGTDSVASGESLDLREEVAFARALYPALDPRLLVRAAVKGGHRVIGTPTPLLRRGEAWQARYVW from the coding sequence ATGACGGCCCAGCCCTCCCCGGACCTCCTCACTCCCGAACTCCTCACCTGTGACGTGCTGTTTACCGGCGTCGGTGGGGGCCATGCGCCGGGCGGCGTGGTCGTGGCGAACGGCGTGATCGCGGCGCTCGGCGACCCCGCCACCCTGCGCGCCAGCTACCCCCAGGCCCGCGAGCGCCGCGCCGGGGCGGTGATTGCGCCCCCGCCCGTCAACGCCCACACGCACCTCGACATGAGCGCCTACGCCTTCCAGGCACTGCCGTACTTCCGCTGGCTGCCCGAGGTGGTGATCGCCCAGCGGGAGAAACGCGGGGTGGCGGGGGCGCAGGCCGGGGCCGACGAACTCGTCCGCCTGGGTTCGGGGGGCGTGGGCGACATCGTGTGGGCACCCGAGGTGATGGACGCCCTGCTGGCCCGCGAGGACCTGTCCGGCACCCTGTACTTCGAGGTGCTGGGGCCTTTTCCCGAACAGGCCGACGAGATTTTCCGGGTGGCCCGCGAGCGCCTGGAACGCTGGCGCAGGCTGGAGCGGCCCGGCGGCCCGCGCGTGGGCCTCTCGCCCCACACTCCCTTCACGGTCAGCCACCGCCTGATGCGCCTGCTCACTGAGTACGCGGCGGGCGAGGGTCTGCCGGTGCAGATTCACGTCGCGGAACACCCCGCCGAGGTGGAGCTGTTCCGCACGGGGGGCGGGCCGCTGTGGGCCAACCGAATGCCCGTGCTCTACCCGCCCACCTTCGCAGAGGTGATCGGCCGCTCGCCCGAACCCGAGCTGACCCCGGTGCGCTACCTGGACGAACTCGGGGCGCTGGCGGGGCGGCCAACTCTGGTCCACATGGTCAATGTCACCCCGGACGATATCGCCCGCACGGCCCGCGCCGGTTGCCCCGTCGTCACTTGCCCGCGTTCCAACCGGCATCTGGAGTGCGGCACCTTTCCCTGGGCGGCCTTTGCGGCGGCGGGTGTGGAGGTGGCCCTCGGTACCGACTCGGTCGCCAGCGGCGAGAGCCTCGACCTGCGCGAGGAGGTCGCCTTTGCCCGCGCGCTCTACCCGGCCCTCGACCCCCGGCTGCTGGTGCGTGCCGCCGTGAAGGGCGGGCACCGCGTGATAGGAACTCCCACACCGCTGCTGCGCCGGGGCGAGGCCTGGCAGGCGCGTTACGTCTGGTGA
- the rpmE gene encoding 50S ribosomal protein L31, whose product MKKDIHPKAVPTKIIYQGKVVMETLSTRPEIHVDVWSGVHPFWTGEERFVDTEGRVDKFNKRFGDSYRTKKK is encoded by the coding sequence ATGAAGAAAGACATCCACCCCAAGGCTGTGCCCACCAAGATCATCTACCAGGGCAAGGTCGTCATGGAAACCCTCAGCACCCGTCCCGAGATTCACGTGGACGTGTGGAGCGGCGTTCATCCCTTCTGGACCGGCGAGGAGCGCTTCGTGGACACCGAGGGCCGCGTCGACAAGTTCAACAAGCGCTTCGGCGACAGCTACCGCACCAAGAAGAAGTAA
- a CDS encoding thymidine kinase, protein MLKSPYHGGHLEVIVGPMFSGKSEELIRRVTRALIARQRVAVFKPAIDDRYHATQVASHAGRSIEAVAVRGAVDIRAHLAGEGPLLSSPEAELPEVVGIDEAQFFGSDLGPLVLDLAEAGVRVILAGLDLDFRAEPFGCIPDLLARAESVEKLTAICTVCGAPATRSQRLIGGQPARFDDPVVLVGAQEAYEARCRVHHEVRR, encoded by the coding sequence GTGCTGAAGTCTCCCTACCACGGCGGGCATCTGGAAGTGATCGTCGGGCCGATGTTCAGCGGCAAGAGCGAGGAGCTGATTCGCCGGGTGACGCGCGCCCTGATTGCCCGCCAGCGGGTCGCCGTGTTCAAGCCGGCCATCGACGACCGTTACCACGCCACGCAGGTCGCCAGTCACGCGGGCCGCAGCATCGAGGCGGTCGCGGTGCGCGGCGCGGTGGATATCCGCGCGCACCTGGCGGGCGAGGGACCGCTGCTCTCCTCGCCGGAAGCCGAGCTGCCCGAGGTGGTGGGCATCGACGAGGCGCAGTTTTTCGGCTCCGACCTGGGGCCGCTGGTGCTGGACCTGGCGGAAGCGGGTGTGCGGGTGATCCTCGCTGGCCTGGACCTGGATTTCCGCGCCGAGCCGTTCGGTTGCATCCCCGACCTGCTGGCCCGCGCCGAGAGCGTCGAGAAGCTCACGGCCATCTGCACCGTCTGCGGCGCGCCCGCCACCCGCTCGCAGCGCCTGATTGGCGGCCAGCCCGCCCGCTTCGACGACCCCGTGGTGCTGGTCGGTGCCCAGGAAGCCTACGAGGCCCGCTGCCGCGTCCACCACGAAGTGCGGCGCTGA
- a CDS encoding GGDEF domain-containing protein, whose amino-acid sequence MFFALVCLGMAAAVLALWMQAPNFDPLDRVALPLLSALLLGLQFALGRGWLSLHAAVSVTYAGASLYFLLALGHQFQVFAPQMHMLSESAYWFPVLYAIAFLLYPPRQARWLAGSTFLLTLLLCVYHLTLGPGAGDMQLAGAALQFLLVNAFMIILQSTFSKQRVQLLAAREAAYRDALTGLANRRAAEERLTAFAQTGERFTLVLFDLDHFKAVNDVHGHATGDLVLRGVAQAVQSLVPRGGVAARWGGEEFLLILPVMPGWQVREVLDTLRAELLGQRHGAVTGVTACFGVATARDGEHPDDVLGRADAAMYAVKRQGRNDVLLADARRTFYTQVVPAEQVVGRR is encoded by the coding sequence ATGTTCTTTGCCCTGGTCTGTCTGGGGATGGCGGCGGCAGTGCTGGCGCTGTGGATGCAGGCCCCCAACTTCGACCCGCTGGACCGGGTGGCGTTGCCGCTGCTGAGCGCCCTGCTGCTGGGCCTGCAATTCGCGTTGGGGCGGGGGTGGCTGTCGCTGCACGCGGCGGTGAGCGTCACGTATGCCGGGGCGTCCCTGTACTTCCTGCTGGCGCTGGGGCACCAGTTTCAGGTCTTCGCGCCGCAGATGCATATGCTCAGCGAGAGCGCGTACTGGTTCCCGGTGCTGTACGCGATTGCGTTTCTGCTGTATCCCCCCCGGCAGGCCCGGTGGCTGGCGGGCAGCACCTTCCTGCTGACCCTGCTGCTGTGTGTGTACCACCTGACCCTGGGGCCAGGGGCGGGGGACATGCAACTGGCCGGGGCCGCGCTCCAGTTTCTGCTGGTGAATGCCTTCATGATCATCTTGCAATCGACGTTTTCCAAGCAGCGGGTGCAACTGCTGGCCGCCCGTGAGGCCGCCTACCGTGACGCCCTGACGGGACTCGCCAACCGCCGCGCCGCCGAGGAACGGCTGACGGCATTCGCGCAGACGGGCGAGCGCTTCACGCTGGTGCTGTTCGACCTCGACCACTTCAAGGCCGTCAACGATGTCCACGGCCATGCCACCGGCGATCTGGTGCTGCGGGGGGTGGCGCAGGCTGTCCAGAGCCTCGTGCCGCGCGGCGGTGTGGCGGCCCGCTGGGGTGGGGAAGAGTTCCTGCTGATCCTGCCGGTGATGCCGGGGTGGCAGGTCCGGGAAGTGCTCGATACGCTGCGTGCCGAGCTTCTGGGCCAGCGTCACGGTGCCGTTACCGGCGTCACTGCCTGTTTCGGGGTGGCGACCGCCCGCGACGGTGAACACCCCGACGACGTGCTGGGGCGCGCAGACGCGGCCATGTACGCCGTGAAGCGCCAGGGCCGCAACGACGTTCTGCTCGCCGATGCCCGCCGCACCTTCTACACGCAGGTCGTTCCCGCCGAGCAGGTGGTCGGCCGCCGATAA
- a CDS encoding substrate-binding domain-containing protein, producing MRKPTIQDVAQRAGVGVGTVSRVLNNHAAVKGATRDLVLKAIADLDYTPNPHARRIAGGKSYTISVLLPVVTTEFYVRLLDGLESAFQEARYDVAIFPLLDRSRLERYLGSHTLAYQADGLVMVTYNLTQLFNERRLRNQQPTVLVDAYAEGVDCAFMDNVLGGRLAGEYAATLPGELYAVWVETELDQLFTTRVFEERRAGFLGAVQAAGRQVRAEYTASFDALAARNAAVTLLDTAQFPCTVFASADLLAGALLDEARGRGLTPGQDVRVIGFDDQPWAAARGLTTLHQPVEQMGYEAAQLLLTRLGGHRGPARARRFEPRLVVRDTA from the coding sequence ATGCGTAAACCCACGATTCAGGATGTGGCCCAGCGGGCCGGGGTGGGAGTCGGCACCGTGTCCCGCGTGCTGAACAACCACGCCGCCGTGAAGGGCGCGACCCGTGACCTGGTCCTCAAGGCCATCGCGGACCTCGACTACACCCCCAACCCCCACGCCCGGCGTATCGCGGGTGGCAAGAGCTACACCATCAGCGTGCTGCTGCCGGTCGTGACCACCGAGTTCTACGTGCGCCTGCTCGACGGGCTGGAAAGTGCCTTTCAGGAGGCGCGGTACGACGTGGCGATCTTCCCGCTGCTCGACCGCTCGCGCCTGGAACGCTACCTGGGGTCGCATACGCTGGCGTACCAGGCCGACGGGCTGGTCATGGTGACGTACAACCTCACGCAGCTGTTCAACGAGCGCCGCCTGCGCAACCAGCAACCGACCGTGCTGGTCGACGCCTATGCCGAGGGCGTGGACTGCGCCTTTATGGACAACGTGCTGGGGGGACGGCTGGCGGGCGAGTATGCCGCCACCCTGCCCGGCGAGCTGTACGCCGTCTGGGTCGAGACGGAACTCGACCAGCTCTTCACCACCCGCGTCTTCGAGGAGCGCCGGGCAGGCTTTCTGGGGGCGGTGCAGGCGGCGGGCCGCCAGGTGCGTGCCGAGTACACCGCCAGTTTCGACGCGCTGGCCGCCCGCAACGCCGCCGTGACCCTGCTGGACACGGCCCAGTTTCCCTGCACGGTCTTCGCCTCTGCCGACCTGCTGGCGGGTGCCCTGCTGGACGAGGCGCGGGGGCGGGGCCTGACGCCCGGCCAGGACGTGCGCGTCATCGGCTTCGACGACCAGCCCTGGGCCGCCGCGCGCGGCCTGACCACCCTGCACCAGCCGGTCGAGCAGATGGGCTACGAGGCCGCCCAGCTTCTGCTGACCCGCCTGGGCGGCCACCGGGGACCGGCCCGCGCCCGCCGGTTTGAACCCCGGCTGGTGGTGCGCGACACGGCCTGA
- a CDS encoding copper chaperone PCu(A)C, which translates to MTTPTPLLAALALAAVLLPATAQHAGMHQPAPTAPQSAPQPSRAPLPLTVQNATVVAVPPGATETSAFLTLRNTGQAPVVLTGVQTALARHAMLMTTRRDARGMTGMSMVQTLTVPAGGTLHLSAGGDHVMLMDLTRAPKVGEKVRLTLTTRDGRTLKVDAVVRKP; encoded by the coding sequence ATGACCACACCCACCCCGCTCCTGGCCGCCCTGGCGCTTGCCGCCGTTCTGCTTCCCGCCACCGCCCAGCATGCCGGAATGCATCAGCCTGCCCCCACAGCGCCCCAGTCAGCGCCTCAGCCCAGCCGCGCCCCCCTTCCCCTGACCGTGCAGAACGCGACCGTGGTGGCCGTGCCGCCGGGCGCGACCGAGACGAGCGCCTTCCTGACGCTGCGGAACACCGGCCAGGCCCCCGTGGTCCTCACGGGAGTCCAGACCGCCCTGGCCCGCCACGCCATGCTGATGACCACCCGCCGGGACGCGCGGGGCATGACCGGCATGAGCATGGTGCAGACCCTGACCGTTCCCGCCGGGGGAACCCTGCACCTGAGCGCGGGCGGCGACCACGTGATGCTGATGGACCTGACCCGCGCGCCGAAGGTGGGGGAGAAGGTGCGCCTGACGCTGACCACGCGGGATGGCCGCACGCTGAAGGTGGACGCTGTCGTCCGCAAGCCCTGA
- a CDS encoding SCO family protein, translating into MTDLPLPAPAPAARPWYVSALLALVAVALLLGGVWVFARVRSPFPFYGTAYTPPVAAGAFSGTDQNGQPWTFHPGGTGRTTALFFGFTHCPNICPLSLAYLDKARQALPPQERARFDIVLVSVDPERDTPARLKEYVEFFGQATGVQVPEPALSQVARDYGVAYQKADVKSATDYQMNHTTATYLIDASGHLRVLWDYTQLPQVDRVVRDIRHVLENPVP; encoded by the coding sequence ATGACCGACCTGCCCCTTCCTGCTCCTGCCCCTGCCGCGCGGCCCTGGTACGTGTCGGCCCTGCTGGCCCTGGTCGCGGTCGCGCTGCTGCTGGGGGGCGTGTGGGTGTTTGCGCGGGTCAGGAGTCCCTTTCCCTTCTACGGCACCGCCTACACGCCCCCGGTGGCGGCCGGAGCGTTCAGCGGCACGGACCAGAACGGGCAGCCCTGGACCTTTCATCCCGGAGGCACGGGCCGCACCACCGCCCTGTTTTTCGGCTTCACGCATTGCCCGAACATCTGTCCCCTGAGCCTGGCCTACCTGGACAAGGCCCGGCAGGCGCTCCCGCCGCAGGAACGCGCCCGTTTCGACATCGTGCTCGTCAGTGTGGACCCGGAGCGCGACACGCCCGCCCGGCTGAAGGAGTACGTGGAGTTTTTCGGCCAGGCGACCGGCGTGCAGGTGCCCGAGCCGGCGCTCTCGCAGGTGGCCCGCGACTACGGCGTCGCCTATCAGAAGGCGGACGTGAAGAGCGCTACCGATTACCAGATGAACCACACCACCGCCACCTACCTGATCGACGCCTCCGGGCATCTGCGCGTGCTGTGGGACTACACCCAGCTTCCGCAGGTGGACCGGGTCGTGCGCGACATCCGGCACGTTCTGGAGAACCCCGTCCCATGA
- a CDS encoding cytochrome c oxidase assembly protein — MTAPVSNIAPTLNPGLTDLLALHFDPLVWLPVLAVTGFYLWRFVRARQTPAGRARWPVWKAVLFGLGMVLLLLATQSAATAWTLNSMALYMGRLMVLAEVVPPLLVLGLPRDIQIDPRCPLGRLLGVLLDPWVALAVWAAVIIFWNVPAGFNASVVTNTAAALLPTLYLLSSLLVWGVVLRPLPSVQPAHIGSRGWFGLLAAFPMMAVAAVWLYSRQVLYTPYVSALCLWDLTPLQNQQISGWIMMLAGLPAMALALVQLMAWLVQLADGGTQPPQAKG, encoded by the coding sequence ATGACTGCTCCTGTCTCCAACATTGCCCCCACCCTGAACCCTGGCCTGACCGACCTGCTGGCCCTGCACTTCGACCCGCTGGTGTGGCTGCCGGTGCTGGCCGTCACCGGCTTTTACCTGTGGCGCTTCGTCCGGGCGCGGCAGACTCCGGCGGGGCGGGCACGTTGGCCGGTCTGGAAGGCCGTGCTGTTTGGGCTGGGCATGGTGCTGCTGCTCCTGGCGACGCAATCTGCCGCGACCGCCTGGACCCTGAACAGCATGGCGCTGTACATGGGCCGCCTGATGGTCCTGGCGGAAGTCGTGCCGCCGCTGCTGGTCCTGGGCCTGCCGCGTGATATTCAGATTGACCCGCGCTGTCCGCTGGGCCGCCTGCTGGGTGTGCTGCTCGACCCCTGGGTGGCGCTGGCCGTCTGGGCCGCCGTCATCATCTTCTGGAACGTGCCCGCCGGATTCAACGCCTCGGTGGTCACGAACACCGCCGCCGCGCTGCTGCCCACGCTGTATCTCCTGAGCAGCCTGCTGGTCTGGGGCGTCGTGCTGCGGCCCCTGCCCAGCGTGCAGCCCGCCCATATCGGCTCGCGGGGCTGGTTCGGCCTGCTGGCGGCCTTCCCGATGATGGCCGTCGCCGCCGTGTGGCTGTACTCGCGGCAGGTGCTGTATACGCCTTACGTCTCGGCGCTGTGTCTGTGGGACCTGACGCCGCTGCAAAACCAGCAGATCAGCGGCTGGATCATGATGCTGGCGGGGCTTCCCGCGATGGCGCTGGCGTTGGTGCAGCTGATGGCGTGGCTGGTTCAGCTGGCCGATGGCGGGACGCAGCCTCCCCAGGCGAAGGGATAG
- the hisD gene encoding histidinol dehydrogenase — MQVLQGDAARAALTRSFGEIPVPESVLARIQATFGEPLTPEEVVARILADVQARGDDALRDWTERLDGTRPEALEVTREDIAAARIDPALHDAIRLAISRVRAFYEQQPAHGFLDHGPDGALGQLVRPLGRVGVYVPGGLAPLISTLIHTAVPAQVAGVPEIIVTTPPARDGSVNPAILVAAREVGVDRVFRVGGAQAIGALAYGTASIPAVDKIAGPGNLFVVIAKRMVYGVAGIESLPGPTETLVVADDSADPRFVAADLLAQAEHLGAEPVLVSTSRDLLVEVQNRLNGQLEALPEPNRTWARDSVVSRMKVVLAADLAEALDLANLYAPEHLCLLTRDPWSLLGQVRRAGGVFVGEASMEALGDYVAGPSHVMPTGGTARFMSPVNVRDFQNIISVVGVNEGALRRIGPPAALLARAEGLEAHARAIESRLTPEAPEAHPEATLEVLEEAVLEGDGEQGV, encoded by the coding sequence ATGCAAGTCCTCCAAGGTGACGCCGCCCGCGCGGCCCTGACCCGCTCCTTTGGCGAGATTCCCGTGCCGGAAAGCGTCCTCGCCCGCATCCAGGCCACCTTCGGCGAACCCCTCACGCCGGAGGAAGTGGTCGCCCGCATCCTGGCAGACGTGCAGGCGCGCGGCGACGACGCGCTGCGTGACTGGACGGAGCGGCTGGACGGCACCCGCCCCGAGGCGCTGGAAGTCACGCGGGAGGACATCGCGGCGGCGCGGATCGACCCGGCGCTGCACGACGCCATCCGCCTCGCCATCTCGCGCGTCCGGGCCTTTTATGAGCAGCAGCCCGCGCACGGCTTTCTGGACCACGGCCCCGACGGGGCGCTGGGGCAACTGGTCCGCCCGCTCGGGCGGGTCGGGGTCTACGTGCCCGGTGGCCTCGCGCCCCTCATCAGCACGCTGATTCATACCGCGGTCCCGGCGCAGGTGGCGGGGGTGCCGGAAATCATCGTCACCACCCCACCCGCCCGTGACGGCAGCGTGAACCCGGCGATTCTGGTCGCCGCGCGCGAGGTCGGGGTGGACCGCGTGTTCCGGGTAGGCGGGGCGCAGGCCATCGGCGCGCTGGCCTACGGCACGGCCAGCATTCCCGCCGTGGACAAGATCGCGGGGCCGGGCAACCTCTTCGTGGTGATCGCCAAGCGGATGGTGTACGGCGTGGCGGGCATCGAGAGCCTCCCCGGCCCCACCGAGACGCTGGTGGTGGCCGACGACAGCGCCGACCCCCGCTTTGTGGCCGCCGATCTGCTCGCCCAGGCCGAACACCTGGGGGCCGAACCCGTGCTGGTGTCCACCAGCCGCGACCTGCTGGTGGAGGTACAGAACAGGCTGAACGGCCAGCTCGAAGCCCTGCCCGAACCCAACCGCACCTGGGCGCGCGACAGCGTGGTGAGCCGCATGAAGGTGGTGCTGGCCGCCGACCTCGCGGAGGCCCTGGACCTCGCCAACCTGTACGCCCCCGAACACCTCTGCCTGCTGACCCGCGACCCCTGGAGCCTGCTGGGGCAGGTGCGGCGGGCGGGCGGCGTCTTTGTAGGCGAGGCGAGCATGGAGGCCCTGGGCGACTATGTGGCCGGACCCAGCCACGTGATGCCCACCGGCGGCACCGCCCGCTTCATGAGTCCGGTCAACGTCCGCGACTTCCAGAACATCATCAGTGTGGTCGGCGTGAACGAGGGAGCGCTGCGCCGCATCGGCCCCCCCGCCGCCCTCCTCGCCCGCGCCGAGGGTCTGGAGGCCCACGCCCGCGCCATCGAGAGCCGCCTGACGCCCGAGGCACCGGAGGCCCATCCGGAAGCGACGCTGGAAGTGCTGGAGGAGGCCGTGCTGGAAGGGGATGGGGAGCAGGGGGTGTAG